In the genome of Candidatus Hydrogenedens sp., the window AGAACACCAACACCCACATCATCAATACCCGCTTTCATAGCACGGTCCATTGCCGTAATTCTCCAATCGAAATCTTTTTTAAGTCCACCCAGATGAACCTTTTGATATGTCTCTCTATGGTATGTTTCCTGAAACAATTGATATGTACCTATTTTTGCTTCTTTTAGTCTTTTAAACTCTTCAAGGGATAATGGTGCAACATTTACATTTACGCGTCTTATCTCTCCCCTACCTCTCTTTATACTATATATTGTTTCAATACAATGGATAATATAATCAAATCCTTCGGAAGGATATGACTCACCCGCAACTAAAAGGATGCGCTTATGTCCTTGGTCAACCAATGTTTCAACTTCTTTACGAACTTCTTCTTGTGTTAATGCTTTTCTACGAACCATTGTGTTACTTCTACGAAAAGCACAATATAAACATTCATTCTTGCATAGATTTGAGACATAAAGCGGAGCAAAAAGAACAAGCCTTTTCCCGTAAATTTCTTCTTTAACCTTTCGTGCAGTATCAAAAAGTTCCTTTAACAGGTCCGGGTCACTTATGGTTGCAAGTGTTGCTACTTCTGTCTCATTTAATCCCTTTAATTCAAGGGCTTTGGCAAGAATTTCTCTGATATAGACGGCATCTTTTTTAGTGCTATTCTTCAAAGTTTCAAAGATGAATTCCTCATTAATAGGAACTGTTTCCACATTAGAACTCATAATTCATTTCCTTATATTTATTAGTTAAACAGTATCTACACTGAAACAATATTCTATCTAATAACTTTTTTAAGAGCAGTAATCAATTGT includes:
- the hydG gene encoding [FeFe] hydrogenase H-cluster radical SAM maturase HydG; this encodes MSSNVETVPINEEFIFETLKNSTKKDAVYIREILAKALELKGLNETEVATLATISDPDLLKELFDTARKVKEEIYGKRLVLFAPLYVSNLCKNECLYCAFRRSNTMVRRKALTQEEVRKEVETLVDQGHKRILLVAGESYPSEGFDYIIHCIETIYSIKRGRGEIRRVNVNVAPLSLEEFKRLKEAKIGTYQLFQETYHRETYQKVHLGGLKKDFDWRITAMDRAMKAGIDDVGVGVLFGLFDWRFEILALMQHIKHLEDTFGVGCHTISVPRLEPAVGSDIASHPPYPVSDLDFRKIVAILRLTVPYTGIIMSTRETPNIRRETFALGVSQISAGSRTNPGGYTGDEEEDMSQFSLGDHRSLDEVICDVTQLGYIPSFCTACYRLGRTGADFMDLAKPGLIKNHCEVNALSTFAEYLEDYASPETKQVGWAKIEEVLNTMPEARKTKTEKMLVRVKSGERDVYV